From one Nothobranchius furzeri strain GRZ-AD chromosome 2, NfurGRZ-RIMD1, whole genome shotgun sequence genomic stretch:
- the LOC107374368 gene encoding gastrula zinc finger protein XlCGF57.1 isoform X1: MDTEVQQMMLVKEEVSEEQNAGVDQQDPKHFHVKEEQEQIWISLEEHKLHVKEENDAAKFPFSTVSIKSEDDEEKPLFSQLHQQQIEDRVVPTSSPPEQTKARTSGGAETSRNPDLNSHEQASNSSATEVSGDDEEGGVNIDSELSDSGSEIEDNNWNDMFSESDVKTVNKSFSCPECDKQFLHKWALQKHVRATSCSAKRSSRCLVNKKCVRVKKHVDSCGNVQKELKSYSCDNCGIIFGRKSILNTHTRAQIGHKPFACDLCKKTFSQKTTLSRHMRVLTGKKPYFCERCGQRFSRKEYLKSHLRVHTGQKPFACKLCGQRFSQKTHLNSHIRVHTGQKPFTCELCEQKFSRKEHLKRHVAIHTGQKPFVCELCGQSFGQKTHLNSHMRVHTGQKPFACELCGKRFSRKTHLNSHIRVHTGQKPFACELCGQGFRRKEHLNSHIIVHTGEKPFSCELCGQRFSRKTTMNSHMIVHTGEKPFTCELCGQSFSRKPTLKSHMRVHTGQKPFTCELCGQRFSQKSTLNRHMRVHTRF; the protein is encoded by the exons atggacacag AGGTTCAACAAAtgatgctggttaaagaagaagtttCTGAAGAACAGAATGCTGGTGTAGACCAGCAGGACCCAAAGCACTTCCacgtaaaggaggaacaggagcaaATCTGGATTAGTCTGGAGGAACACAAGCTCCACGTGAAGGAAGAGAATGATGCTGCCAAGTTTCCATTCTCtactgtttctataaagagtgaggatgatgaagagaaacctctgttttcacaacttcatcagcagcaaatagaagacagggttgttccaaccagcagcccaCCTGAACAGACAAAAGCAAGAActagtggaggagcagaaactagcagAAACCCAGATCTGAATTCTCATGAACAGGCATCCAATTCTTCAgcaactgaagttagtggagatgatgaagaggGTGGTGTGAATatagactctgagctgtcagactctggttCTGAAATTGAAGACAATAACTGGAATGACATGTTTTCTGAGTCAGATGTTAAGACTGTCAATAAATCctttagctgccctgagtgtgATAAACAGTTTCTCCACAAGTGGGCTCTCCAGAAACATGTAAGAGCAACAAGTTGTTCAGCAAAAAGATCTTCACGCTGTTTGgttaataagaaatgtgttagagtgaagaAGCATGTTGACTCATGTGGGAATGTCCAGAAAGAGCTAAAATCATATAGTTGTGACAACTGTGGAATAATATTTGGCAGAAAATCTATTTTAAACACTCACACAAGAGCCCAAATAGGACATAAACCTTTCGCCTGTGATCTTTGTAAAAAAacatttagccaaaagactactttaagcagacacatgagagtcctcaCAGGAAAAAAGCCCTATTTTTGTGAgcgctgtggacaaagatttagccgaaaggaatatttaaaaagtcatttaagagtccacacaggacaaaaaccCTTTGCTTgtaagctctgtggacaaagatttagccaaaagacacatttaaatagtcacattagagtccacacaggacagaaacctttcacTTGTGAGCTTTGTGAACAAAAATTTAGCCGAAAAGAGCATTTAAAGAGACACGTGGCaatccatacaggacagaagccttttgtctgtgagctgtgtggacaaagtTTTGGCCAAAAGactcatttaaacagtcacatgagagtccacacaggacaaaagccctttgcttgtgagctctgtggaaaaagatttagtcgaaaaacacatttaaacagtcacataagagtccacacaggacagaagccttttgcttgtgagctttgtggacaaGGATTTAGGCGAAAggaacatttaaacagtcacataattgtccacacaggagagaaacctttttcctgtgagctctgtggacaaagatttagtcgaaAGACAACTATGAACAGTCACATGattgtccacacaggagagaagccttttacttgtgagctctgtggacaaagtttTAGTCGAAAGCCTACTTTAAAAAGTcatatgagagttcacacaggacagaagcctttcacttgtgagctatgtggacaaaGGTTTAGTCAAAAGTctactttaaacagacacatgagagtccatacaaGATTCTAG